From the genome of Agelaius phoeniceus isolate bAgePho1 chromosome 24, bAgePho1.hap1, whole genome shotgun sequence:
GGGTCAGCATCCTCcgtctgcagcagcaaagcaccgcTCCCACCACGGCCCTGATGGactgagcccagcagcaaacTGGGCTAAAACTCAGCCAGGGCTTCTGAATCTCTGCCTGGGCTTCTGAATCTCAGCCTGGGCTCCTGAATCTCAGCCTGGGTTCCTAAAACTCAGCCTGGGCTCCTGAATCTCAGCCTGGGATCCTAAATCTCAGCCTGGGCTTCTGAATGCCAGCCCAGACTCCTGAATGTGTgacccttccctccccagctgttCAAAGATGCCTGGTTGCTGCACATGCAGGCCAACCCCTGGACTTGGCAGCCGCTCAAGGTGGAGAACGAGGACCATGGAGCCCCGGAGCTGTGGTGCCATCCTGCCTGCAGGGTACGGACACGGGGGGGTCCCTGCTCCCTCACACACACCCCTCCCTCTTTATTCCCTGCCCAAAATGTTCCATAACTGCTTCTCCCCAGCACCAAGGCTCCTCCTGATGTctgttccctgctctccctcaggtagGACAGTGCGTCGTGGTCTTCAGCCAAGCTCCCAGCGGCAGAGCCCCGCTGAGCCCCAGCCTCAACTCCCGCCCGTCTCCCATCAGCGCCACGCCGCCCGCCCTGGTTCCCGAGACGCGGGAATTCCGCTCCCAGTCTCCCGTCAGGAACACGGACGAGGCTCCCTGCGTCAACGGCCGCTGGGGCACCCTGCGGCCCCGCAGGCAGACGCCGTCAGGCTCGCGGGAGGGCAGCCTGTCCCCGGCCAGAGGGGACAGTTCCCCGGTGCTCAACGGTGGCACCGTGTCACCCGGAGCTGCGCCGCCCGGCGGGGCCTCCCTGGACAGCCCCGTGCAGGCCCTgtcccccagcaccccctcGGCCGCCGAGGGATTCGACCTCAAGGTGGGGCCGGCCCTGGCGCCGCGCCGGGGCTCGCTGCCGGAGCAGAGGGATCTGCGCCTGGCCTccgtggagctgggctgggagcagaagCCCACgtccctcctgtgccagctggacGGCGCGGAGGGCAGGACAGCGGGCACGCGGAACCCCCCGGAGCACACCAACGGCATCCACACCCCGCCCCACGCCGCCCTGCCCGGGGCCGTGTCCCCCGGCGCGCTCCGCCGCAGCCTCGAGGCCGTCAAAGCCCTCTCCTCCAAAGGCGCCTCGGCCTCGGCCGCGCTGAGCCCTCCCCTGGCCTCGTCCCCGGGATCCCCGGGTGCCGAGCCAGGCTCGGTGCGGCCGAGCAGCACCCAGGGCGAGGGGCACTCGCTGCCCCCCATCGCCCGGCGCCTCGGGCACCACCCGCCGCAGTCGCTGAACGTGGGCAAGCCGCTGTACCAGAGCATGAACTGCAAGCCCATGCAGATGTACGTGCTGGACATTAAGGACACCAAGGAGCAGGGACGAGTCAAGTGGAAAGTGTTCAACAGCAGCTCCGTGGTGGGGCCACCCGAGACCAGTTTACACACAGTGGTGCAAGGCCGAGGGGAGCTGATCATATTCGGTGGCCTGATGGACAAGAAACAAAACGTCAAATATTACCCCAAAACAAATGCCTTGTACTTTGTGCGAGCAAAGAGATAATgcggcccccgcccgccgcccgtCCTTCCATCCCTGcggctcttcctcctccttccccagccccttcccaacACGCAGGCGTTCAAACTGTGAATTAGGGAGCAGGAAACCAATAAAAGTCCAAGCAAACCCTCCAGCACTGCCCCGGCAGTTCCCAGTAAGACCCCAGTCGTGTTTACAGGCGGGGAAGGATCCGAGGATTCGGGGTGAGCAGTCAGGGAattcctctgctgcagccaggatcCTCCTGGGTTTATTCTCTAAGTGTTTGTGAGTCTCGGTCTCTCCGAAATTCCTCTTGGGTTGTGAGCAGAAGTGGTTTTATAGGAATAACCTAAattgcagcaggcaggaggctGTTAGCTTGATTAATTCCATGCTCAACTCTGTCAGGAAAACAGCAATATCCCTCTGGGAATCTCCCAGCGCTGCCAACCTTTGCTCGACACAAACACGATGCCTTTTTATTTTGCCTCTCACCTGCCGCTCTCGTCTCTGTCCTCCAGGCAGGACcaaaagaaggaggaaaggacatttttttgtGTCAAAATGCCAAAAATCTTGATTGTTAGcatccctcctctccctgccctgctggatcAGGCTTAGGGGTCAGCCCTGATCCCCTCTGACCAGCAAAAATACTCTGAAAATCCCATTATTCCCCCGAAACAGAGATACTTGGCTGCCAATTCCCTTCTAGACTTAAAGGTTTCATTTCATTGAACGGCCCAAACCCGTTCAAGGCCGAAGCAGCCCCTTGGAGCCCGGGAGCAGGGTGggttttccagggaaaaggacATACTGGTAAATGTGAGGGCAGCCTCGATGCAGTAACTTCACCTCATCTTTGCACGTGCCTCCTTCCGCAAAGATTAAATCCAAATCCGAAGGGATTGAACCTGTGCGTCCTTCTGGGACAACCCCtccttccctgtcccctccaaGGGGGGGAAACGGGGCGGATTCTGCCAGGTTTTGGTCAACAACCTCCAGCACCCTAAAACCAGGGAGCCCTCCCCAAACCGGCAGTGCCATGACGTGGTCCCTTCTTCCCaaaatttttcttctccattccCACTGAGCTTTCTGCCGGTCGGagccttaaatcccatcccagccgCGTGGGGACGGGGAGGGATTTGCTTCACCTGCGGCATTTCCACCTCTGTAAATAAACCCCTCATCGAATCCCACCTCTCCCGTTCATCCCAGAACAATTTGATTTGTCCTAAGGGAAAGCAAAATTCAATTTCCTCCCCctccctcaaaaaatccccagacCTCAGGAGCACCTCGGGTGAGCTgtggaattttggaattttccTTCTCCACGCGTGGCCGCGGGGAAGGCGGTCGAGGCTTCGCCATCGATCCCCACGTCCCCTTTGCATGTTTTTTGTCATCCATCCCCAAAAAAAGAGTCAAAGCTGGGCATGGATGGCGCCTTGATGTCCTCCTCCCTCCAGAGCATccctccagggctgctctcccagTTTCCATCCTGCCCCGCTCCCGGGGTTCCCCTCCCGGGGTTCCCTACCGGGAGATGCATGTTCTGTGCCCTTCAGAGAGattcaccccaaatttgggTCCCTGTCCCCGAATCCCacgggagctgctggtgctgtgagcGAGGTGTCCCCCCCACCCACCGCGACTCAGGTGTCCCCCCCGTCACTCCCAGGCCGAGAGCAGCAATGGGAAGCGATTCCGGTGATATTTAAAATCTTGTGTacattttgggggggttcaTGGGGGTCCCTCCCCCCCCTTCCCAACGAATTTTTAGTGGTttaacaaataaaaaggaaaagaaacagatgGTTGATGCTTTTGGGGAGGGGTGGGAGTGATTTGGAGGGGAAGttcttgctgtgctgctgtaaGTTTGGGGGTGaaagggggaatttggggtctttGTGTAAGAGAAGGGAAATATTTGTACAGAGGATGCTGGAGCAGTGGAGGGAGGCAAAGAGGGACACAGAGAATTTGGGACACTGAATTTTCTTGGAGCCAGAAATTGGGGATGGGGACCCCAAAGCCTGTTGGGGTTGGAAACTGGGGATCCCAGAgcctgtgggagctgggaattCAGGGATCCCAAGCCCTGTTTGGGATGGAGGTTTAGGATGGAACTCCAGAACCTCTCAGGGCTGGGAACTGGGGAACCCATGTCCTGCTTGTGCTGGAAATTGTGAATCCCAGGTCCTTCCAGGGTTGGGAATTAGGGACAGGAACCCAAAGCTGtcagcactgggaatgggggacaCCAAACTCTTGTTAGGGATGGAAACTGGAAATGGGAATCCCAAAGACTGCTGGAGATGGTAACTGGGGATGTCAAAgcctcccagcactgggaattgggaaccccaaaacctgTTGGGGCTGGAAATTTGGAATAGGGAGCCCAAAACCACTTGGGGCTGGAAATTGGTGCTGAGGACCCCCAATCCTGCCAGTGCTGGAAACTGGGGATCCCACAGCCTGCTGGAGATGGGAACTGGGGATGGAGATCCTAgagcctgctggggctggaaatTGGGACCCCAAGTCCTTCCAGTGGGGGAGATGCTGGAGCCCAAAGCATTCCAGTGTCAGTGATTAGGGATGGGGGAGGGTTCCAAAGCCTGGAAACACTGGCAGctgggaaccccaaatcccggcagtgctgggaactggGGATGGGGACCCCCAAATCATTGCAGTGTCAGTAACTTGGAGTGGGAACCCCCCCAAATCATTGCAGTGTCAGTAACTTGGgatggggacccccaaaatccgccGGGCCGAGGTCACTCCACGCGTTCCCCCAACTCACCGCGCACGCGCAGCTGTGGCTGGGCGTGGTCTCCGTGGCGCCCCGCCTATTTTCGTGACGTCACGGGGAGGTGGAAGCTGCCTCAGGTGAGCGGCCGGGCCGCGTCTTAAAGGGCCCGCGCGGGAAAATTGGTGTGGGGAACAAGAcatgggggggatttggggggcagCGGGtccggggaggggacaggggctgggacccccCTCCTAAATGCTGTGGGGGCACCGGGGGCAGCTGGGGGAAGCACAGAACCCGCGGGGGTGGCAGGCACCCCTCGGGGGAGTGCAGGGACTCCGTGTGGGCTGTGAGGGACACCCTGGGAGGGTggagggacactgagggggacagggaccccagaATGGGGCTGTGAGGGACACCCTGAGGGGATAAAGGGACACTGAGGGGGGCAGGGACCCTGTATGGGGTGTGAGGGACGCCCTGGGAGGGGggagggacactgagggggaGAGGGACCCCAGAGTGGGACACAGGAACcggagagggacagggaaccCATGGGAAGTCGGCGGGACCCTGCAGGGAGTGCAGGGACCCCAGAGAGGGGTCAGGGACCCCATGGGAGAGTACAGGGACTCCATAGGGAGGGCACAGACCCCATGGAGGGGGGGCAGGCACCCCACAGGGGCGTGTCAGGGACCCcgtgggtggttttggggcccCCATGGGAGGATGCTGGGACACGGGGGGTGTTTTAGGGACCCGATGGAGGATTTAGGGGCCCTGGGGAGGATGCCTGGACCCTGGGGTGGGCTCAAAAGGAGCCCCCAAAGCTGCGGATGCAGTGACCCCATGGGGGAAGGGGGGCTCTTGGCCGTCCCCCAGGTTTGGGggcccatggcagagcaggactGGGCGCTGGAGCCGggctggctcctgtcccccGCCGGCCGCCCCTACCTGGACTCCATCCTGCACAAGAACCAGCGGAGAGTGTTCGGTGCGTGCCCCCCCTGCGCCCCCCAGCCGAGCTCTCAGCCCCCCCAGAATGACCCCGAGCCCCTCCCCAGGTCTGCTGGAgcgcccggcgctgccgcctGCGCTGGCTGTCCCCACGGTCACCTACAAACTCTTCCTGGCGGGCAGGAGCGGCGTCGGCAAGACAGCGCTGGTGGCCTGGCTGGGGGGgacccccgcgccccccgcccacCACGAGACCCTGGGTACGGCCGGGGGGGACCCGGGGGTGACAgtcccgctgtccccgcagggATCGAGGCCACAACGAGACCCTGTGTATGGCCCGGTATGTCCCGGGGGTGACAgtcccgctgtccccgcagggATCGAGGCCACCACGGGACCCTGTGTATGGCCCGGGATGTCCCGGGGGTGACAgtcccgctgtccccgcaggcATCGAGGCCACCACGCTGTTCTGGCCGGCCAAGCCCCACGGCAGCGGCCGCCCCGTCCTGTTCCAGCTGCACCTCTGGGACTGCGGGGACGGAGCGCTCAGGAAGTTCGAGCACCTGCTGCCCGTGAGCGGGGGACGCGTTTTGGGGTGGGGGACGCGTTTTGGGGCGGGGGACACCGCCAGGACCCCCGGTGAGCGGTGTCCCCGTGCCCAGGCCTGTAAGGAGGAGGCGGACGCCGCTCTGTTCCTGTTCTCCTTCACGGACCGCGCGTCCTTCGAGGAGCTGCCGGCGCTCATGGGCCGCGTGCTGGGCCCCGGGGACCGTCACCTCGTCAGGGTGGTCGTGGGCACCAAGTATccttttggggggggtccccaaaagtTACCCCATGGCCGGGGGATTGCACCCCCGGGGCTCTCAGCGCTTGGCATGGCAGGGGCTGAGAATGGCACACCGGTGGATTCCCGACTCCTGCTGATTTTCacagggttttggggtttttctagGTGTTCCTTAACCCCCCCTGCCCCAAAATGGGTTCGCACCGCCAGATTTCTCAGCATTTGGTATCTCAGCAGGCTGAGAATGTGCACAAATGGTTACACTGATGGGTTCACGGCTCCTGCTTATTTTTAGGGGGTTTTGCCACTCTaaaggagatttttggggtgttgGTGTCTCCTTTGACCCTATATCTCCCCACCCAGTCAGGTTTGCACCCCGATTTCAAACCACTCAATCCCTTGTTAGGCTGAGAACATGCAACACTCATTACACCAATGTGCCCTCAAATCCCATTGATTTTTTAGGGGGTTTCTTTGGGTCACAACCCCTACTTATtttcagggggttttggggggattttctGGGTCTCCCTTGACCCTGTGTCCCCCTCACAATCAGGTTTGCACCCCCAGATTTCAAACCACTCAATCCCTTGTTAGGCTGAGAACGTGCAACTCTCATTACACCGATGGGCCCTCAACTCTCATAGATATtttagggggtttgggggggtttctTTGGGTCACAACTCCCACTTATTTTCacggggttttggggggattttctGGGTCTCCCTTGaccctgtgtcccccccctGTCAGGTTTGCACCCCCAGATTTCTCAGCACTTGTTATCTCAGCAGGCCGAGAACGTGCAGCCCTTCATTGCACCAATGGATTCACAATCCCCATTTCTCTttaggtggttttgggggggtttttcaGGGTGTTGATGTCTCCTTgaccccgtgtccccctcacaATCAGGTTTGCACCCCCAGATTTCAAACCACTCAGtccctgagcaggcagagagcaCTCCCACCTGGTTACACCCACGGGCTCACAACTCCCCATGAATCTCGGGTGCTTCTGGGGGGATTTTCCGGGGCGTTGCTGTTTCCCTTgaccctgtgtcccctccccaccccagaTTCGACCTGGCCCCGCACGCGGCTGTGACGGAGGGGGACGTGCGGGCCTTCGAGGGCTCGCAGGGGCTGCGGGTGCTGCGGGCAGGGGGCACcgcgggggccggcggggcgcGGGCGGGGCTGGCCCGGGTCGGCCCCGTCCTGGACGCCCTGGTGGAGGAGCTCTGGCGGCGCGACCAAGTGACCGCCGGGGTCACcccgggggacacgggggacaccCCCACCTGAACCCCCTcttgggaagggtttggggagTGGGAGGGGTAAAAAAGGTGCCTTTTTGCTAAAATCAGTGATTTTCTATGAAAAAGATCATGGATGGCCTGGCTTGTCCGTTTTGGGggtggtgggtttggggggatttggggtgctgCGGTAATGAAAATTTGGGGGTACTGGGGGGTGTGGGGTGCAATGGGATCATCAGGAGGTGGgtgctgcaggatttgggtGCTGAAGATCCTGGGAGATTTGAATTTCAGTGGGATCATGGAATGAGGGTGcttgcaggatttggggtgctgCACTTACTGGGAGATGTGGGGTGCACTGGGATCCTGGGGATGGGGGTGCTTGCAGTATTTGGGGTGCTGCAGATCCTGGGGGATTTTAATTTCaatgggatcatggaatgggGGTGcttgcaggatttggggtgctgcaggtgctgggggaTTTTAATTTCaatgggatcatggaatgggGGTGcttgcaggatttggggtgctgCAGATCCTGGGGGATTTTAATTTCaatgggatcatggaatgggGGTActtgcaggatttggggtgctgcaggtgctgggggatgtggggtgcactgggatcatggaatgggGTGCTGGGCCTATTGGCAGATTTGGGGTGTTGTGGATCCTGGGGCTTTTGGGCTCCGTGGGTATTaggggatgtggctgcagaGGGATTATGGGAACAGGGGTGCAGGATTTAGAGTGCTGTGGGATTTGAGTTGTTTTGGGGTACTGGGGGATTTGTGGCACTAGAGGTGAAGGGATTGGGGcgctgtgggatttggggtgctatggaaaatgcaggatttgggatgctgcaggatcatggggacagggctgctgagggATTTGAGGTGCTGGAATTGAGGGGATTAGGGCActatgggatttggggtgcaaCAGATGATCCAGAGTTTGGGgtgctgtgggatttggggtgccgTGGGTGATGGGATTTAGGGTGCTGTGGGATTTAGGGTGCTATGGgtggtgggatttggggtgccgATGGGATTTAGGgtgctgtgggatttggggtgccgTGGgtgatgggatttggggtgctgtggggtttggggtgctgcAGGTCCATGAGGACGGTGGTGTTGAGAATTTGGGGCCCGGGCAG
Proteins encoded in this window:
- the CPLANE2 gene encoding ciliogenesis and planar polarity effector 2 isoform X2, which codes for MGEYRDSIGRAQTPWRGGRHPTGACQGPRGWFWGPHGRMLGHGGCFRDPMEDLGALGRMPGPWGGLKRSPQSCGCSDPMGEGGLLAVPQVWGPMAEQDWALEPGWLLSPAGRPYLDSILHKNQRRVFGIEATTLFWPAKPHGSGRPVLFQLHLWDCGDGALRKFEHLLPACKEEADAALFLFSFTDRASFEELPALMGRVLGPGDRHLVRVVVGTKFDLAPHAAVTEGDVRAFEGSQGLRVLRAGGTAGAGGARAGLARVGPVLDALVEELWRRDQVTAGVTPGDTGDTPT
- the CPLANE2 gene encoding ciliogenesis and planar polarity effector 2 isoform X1, coding for MGEYRDSIGRAQTPWRGGRHPTGACQGPRGWFWGPHGRMLGHGGCFRDPMEDLGALGRMPGPWGGLKRSPQSCGCSDPMGEGGLLAVPQVWGPMAEQDWALEPGWLLSPAGRPYLDSILHKNQRRVFGLLERPALPPALAVPTVTYKLFLAGRSGVGKTALVAWLGGTPAPPAHHETLGIEATTLFWPAKPHGSGRPVLFQLHLWDCGDGALRKFEHLLPACKEEADAALFLFSFTDRASFEELPALMGRVLGPGDRHLVRVVVGTKFDLAPHAAVTEGDVRAFEGSQGLRVLRAGGTAGAGGARAGLARVGPVLDALVEELWRRDQVTAGVTPGDTGDTPT
- the CPLANE2 gene encoding ciliogenesis and planar polarity effector 2 isoform X3; translated protein: MAEQDWALEPGWLLSPAGRPYLDSILHKNQRRVFGLLERPALPPALAVPTVTYKLFLAGRSGVGKTALVAWLGGTPAPPAHHETLGIEATTLFWPAKPHGSGRPVLFQLHLWDCGDGALRKFEHLLPACKEEADAALFLFSFTDRASFEELPALMGRVLGPGDRHLVRVVVGTKFDLAPHAAVTEGDVRAFEGSQGLRVLRAGGTAGAGGARAGLARVGPVLDALVEELWRRDQVTAGVTPGDTGDTPT
- the FBXO42 gene encoding F-box only protein 42 codes for the protein MASSSDSDDDGFMAVDAEEAAVEGTMEQEDEPHAELEVEEPRPSSRSMLELPEEVLEYILSFLSPYQEHKTAALVCKQWYRLIKGVAHQCYHGFIKAVQEGNIQWESRTYPYPGTPITQRFSHSACYYDPNQSMYVFGGCTQSSCNAAFNDLWRLDLNSKEWIRPLASGSYPSPKAGATLVVYKDLLVLFGGWTRPSPYPLHQPERFFDEIHTYSPSKNWWNCIMTTHGPPPMAGHSSCVIEDKMIVFGGSLGSRQMSNDVWVLDLEQWAWSKPSISGPSPHPRGGQSQIVIDNETILILGGCGGPNALFKDAWLLHMQANPWTWQPLKVENEDHGAPELWCHPACRVGQCVVVFSQAPSGRAPLSPSLNSRPSPISATPPALVPETREFRSQSPVRNTDEAPCVNGRWGTLRPRRQTPSGSREGSLSPARGDSSPVLNGGTVSPGAAPPGGASLDSPVQALSPSTPSAAEGFDLKVGPALAPRRGSLPEQRDLRLASVELGWEQKPTSLLCQLDGAEGRTAGTRNPPEHTNGIHTPPHAALPGAVSPGALRRSLEAVKALSSKGASASAALSPPLASSPGSPGAEPGSVRPSSTQGEGHSLPPIARRLGHHPPQSLNVGKPLYQSMNCKPMQMYVLDIKDTKEQGRVKWKVFNSSSVVGPPETSLHTVVQGRGELIIFGGLMDKKQNVKYYPKTNALYFVRAKR